One genomic window of Arachis hypogaea cultivar Tifrunner chromosome 8, arahy.Tifrunner.gnm2.J5K5, whole genome shotgun sequence includes the following:
- the LOC112708370 gene encoding uncharacterized protein yields MHPYSNQRNNGSKSSITPWLILTTILLYILYSSNLLLFNNNDQQDCPPITTTTATTTRLDDTATQQILQISTDNNTSMTTSTEEEVASIDNENKETTQQKTSNDDKTEDEEDEKETIISSEEEVENNYPVVVRLTPKQTAQTTETELKHIVFGIAASSNLWEQRKEYIKVWWRPKETRGVVWLDQKVTTTKNEGLPEIRISSDTSNFKYTNNQGQRSALRISRVVTETLKLGMKDVRWFVMGDDDTVFIVDNVVRMLQKYDHRHFYYVGSTSESHIQNMHFSYAMAYGGGGFAISYPLAVELAKIQDRCIQRYPALYGSDDRIHACMAELGVPLTKEFGFHQYDVYGNLLGLLGAHPVAPLISIHHLDVVEPIFPRMSRAEAMRHLMESVREDSASIMQQSICYDKTRYWSISVSWGYVVQIIRGMLPPRELEMPSRTFLNWYKRADYTAYAFNTRPVFKHPCQKPFVYYMSRTYFDSSRKRVIGVYNLDTAAKPPYCRWRMPSPEIITSIVVTKSPDPLRWKKSPRRDCCKVLPSRKPSTLYIWVANCREGEVIEMQ; encoded by the exons ATGCACCCTTATTCCAATCAACGTAATAATGGATCAAAAAGCAGCATCACTCCTTGGTTGATCTTAACTACCATCTTACTCTACATTCTATATTCTTCCAACCTTCTCCTCTTTAACAACAATGACCAACAGGATTGCCctcccatcaccaccaccaccgccaccaccaccagACTTGACGACACTGCAACACAACAAATTCTCCAAATTAGTACAGACAACAACACATCTATGACCACATCAACCGAAGAAGAAGTAGCAAGCATAGACAATGAGAATAAAGAAACAACACAACAAAAAACTTCGAACGACGATAAAACGGAAGACGAAGAAGACGAAAAAGAAACGATTATATCGTCAGAAGAAGAAGTGGAAAATAACTATCCTGTGGTGGTTCGGTTAACCCCGAAACAAACGGCACAAACAACCGAAACAGAATTGAAGCACATTGTTTTCGGGATTGCCGCATCATCAAACTTGTGGGAACAAAGAAAAGAATACATCAAGGTATGGTGGAGACCAAAAGAAACCAGAGGCGTTGTTTGGTTGGATCAGAaagtaacaacaacaaaaaacgaAGGATTACCGGAGATTAGAATATCCTCGGACACGTCGAATTTCAAGTACACGAACAACCAGGGACAGAGATCTGCGTTGAGGATATCCAGGGTGGTTACGGAGACACTGAAGCTTGGGATGAAGGACGTGAGGTGGTTCGTGATGGGTGACGATGACACGGTTTTCATAGTTGACAACGTTGTTAGGATGCTTCAGAAGTATGATCATCGACACTTCTATTACGTTGGCAGCACTTCCGAGAGCCATATTCagaacatgcatttctcatatgcCATGGCTTATGGCGGTGGTGGCTTTGCTATAAGCTACCCTTTGGCGGTGGAGCTCGCTAAGATTCAAGATCGTTGCATTCAACGCTACCCTGCTTTGTATGGAAGCGATGATCGGATTCATGCTTGCATGGCTGAGCTTGGTGTCCCTCTCACTAAGGAATTTGGCTTCCACCAG TATGATGTGTATGGAAACCTATTAGGTCTATTAGGGGCTCACCCAGTGGCGCCACTAATTTCAATTCACCACCTTGATGTGGTGGAACCAATATTCCCAAGGATGAGCAGAGCAGAAGCAATGAGACACCTAATGGAATCTGTGCGTGAGGATTCAGCCAGCATAATGCAACAATCAATCTGCTATGACAAGACCAGATATTGGTCAATCTCAGTTTCTTGGGGCTATGTGGTTCAGATAATAAGGGGAATGTTGCCACCTAGAGAGCTTGAAATGCCTTCAAGAACCTTTCTAAATTGGTATAAGAGAGCTGACTACACTGCATATGCATTCAACACAAGGCCTGTGTTCAAACATCCATGTCAAAAGCCATTTGTTTACTATATGTCTAGAACTTACTTTGATTCATCAAGGAAACGAGTTATTGGTGTTTATAATCTTGATACCGCTGCTAAACCTCCTTACTGCCGATGGAGAATGCCTTCTCCAGAAATAATCACTTCCATTGTAGTTACAAAATCTCCTGATCCTCTAAGATGGAAAAAG TCACCAAGGAGAGATTGTTGTAAAGTTCTACCATCGCGTAAGCCCTCAACTCTGTACATATGGGTGGCAAATTGCCGGGAAGGTGAAGTTATTGAGATGCAGTAG